A window of Rhizobium sp. CC-YZS058 genomic DNA:
CAGAGGCGGATGGGACCGGCCTGCAGGGCATAGCCGAGGAACCGATGCCGCCCGGCCTCGTCCTCCTCCAGCGTCTCGTGCGCGGCGCGCGTTGCCGTCAGCGTGATGCCCGGCAGGATCTCGACGCTTTCTCCCGCATCGACCGGCGTGATCTCCGCTTCCGCCCGACCGGCGCGCAGGGCGGACTGGGCGAGAACGGCGCGCGGCACGACGAGATTCGCGCCGGGATTGGCAGAGAGCAGCGGCTGCAGCGTTGCGGGATCCATATGGTCGGTATGGGCGTGGGTGCAAAGCACGGCATCCACCCGGCCGAGCGCCTCAGGCTCGACCGGCGCCGGCATCATGCGGCGATGCGGACGGGCGGTGCCGCGATATTTTACGGCCAGACTGTCCGAAAGGTAGGGATCGATGACCAGCCGCCGGCCGGCAAGCTCGATCACGAAGCCGGCCTGGCCAAGCCAGGCGAGAGAGAAAGTGGCCGCCGGCGGGCCGGCCAGGGCTTCCGCCAGCGGCGTGTCGAGGAGCGTTTCCGTCAGCCGGCCGGCCATCAGGACACCGGATCCAAGGCCGAAACGAGGTTCAGGGCGGCGATGCGGGTGGCGCGATCGACGCTTTCGGCGGTGAAGCCGCCAATGTGGCTGGTGGCAATCACGCGCGGATGCGACGCCAGCGTCAGCGAGGTCGGCGGCTCCTGGTCGAAGACGTCGGTCGCATAGGCGGTCATCCGACCGCTGTCGAGCGCCTCGATCAGCGCCTCCTCGTCCACCAGCAGGGCGCGCGCGGTGTTGATGAGGATCTGCCCCGGCCGCACAGCCTGGATCCGCCGCCGGTCGATCAGCGTCGAGCCGTCGCGGGGCAGGGGGCAGTGCAGCGTCACGAGATCGCTGTCCGCGAGGATCTCGTCGATCTCGGCATAGCGGAAGGCGCTGGACGGCAGGTCGAGATTGGGCCGCGCCGGATCGAAGGCCACGACCTGCGCCCCGAGCGCGATGACCATGCGCGCCACTTCGCGCCCGATCGCGCCGCAGCCGACCACGCCGACGGTTCGCCCCCGGATCTCCGCGCCGCGCAGGCGAGGCCAGCCGCCGGTCTTGATGCCGGCATCGACGCGCGGGATGGAGCGGAGCGCGCTGAACATGAGCCCGATGGTCAGCTCCGCCACGCCGAGCGCATTCGCACCCTCGGCAATGCGGATCGCAACGCCGCGCGCCTTCAAGAGGTCGACCGGCAGGTTGTCGATGCCGACGCCGTTCCGGCTGATGACCTTCAGCTGTTCGGCAGCCTCGACGATGCGCGGCGTCACCGGCTCGACGCCGGCCAGCCAGCCGACGCAGTCCGGCACGAGGCGCAAGAGTTCCTCCTCCGTCGGCATGGCGCCGGCCGTGCTGTAGACGATGTCGAAGCCCTGCTCGCGCAGCCGCTCCACGTCCGGATGCGGCTCGGCGGTCAGCGAGCGGGGGGTCACGAGAATCCGCTGGTTCATGGCCTATCTCCCGGCTGCCGTCTTGGCGATGTCGGATATGCGGTCGAAGGAGGGACCGGAGGTCGGAATGGCGACGTTGAAGACCTCGGCGATCACCTGCGTCCAGCCATGCAGGAAATAGGTCCAGCCATCTTCCACCTGCAGCGCCCGCTCCGCCTCCTGGCGGCGCGCCTGATCGAGGAAGATGAGATCGCCGCGGTAATTGAGATCCCAGGCCACCGCCCGCTCTGGAAAGATGGCGGCGTTCGACAGCGGCGAGCCCGGCGCATCCTTGCCGAGGCCCGTGGCATTGATCACCAGAGAACCGGGCTTGAGACCTGCCAGAACGGCGTCATTGTCCTCGGCGTTGGGCGCGAGCACGTAGTCGACGGGCACGGCACTGTCGATTTCGGCATGGATGCGGCGGATCTCGTCCAGCCGGTGCTGGCTGCGGTTCGAGACGACGATCCGACCGGGCACATCGGCACCCCGGCTGCGGCGCATCAGATGCCAGGTGATGGCGATGGTGGAGCCGCCGGCACCCATGGAGAAGAGATCGGCGCCGGTTCGCTCGAAGTAACCGTCGCCCAAAAAGCCATCGATGGCGAGCCCGGAGGAAATCGGGTCCTTGGCGTGGCAGATGAGTGTGCCGTCGCGCTTGGAAATGCAGCTTGTCTCGTCCATCAGCCGCGCATGCGGATCGACCACGTCGAAGAGATCGCGGCAGGCATGGAACAGGTCGATCTTATGGGTGGTGACGAGCGCGCCCATGGACAGCGCGTCGTCCCGAATGAACTCGACGGCCTCCCGATAGGCGGCGGGATCGTCATGCAGCGCGAAGTCGATGCCCTTGATCTCCGCATCCTTGAGGCCGAGAAACTCCGCCCAGGCGGGAAACACCTTCATGATCGAGCTTTTGCCGGTGGTGACGCCGATGAAATAGAGCGTCGGGCGGGTGGCGGGTTGAAAGCGGCTCACGCGCGTGCCTCCAGAGCCTGGCGTGCCGTCTTCACTGCGGAGGCGGCGTTGCGGGCGATCTCGGCAAAGCGGCCCTCGCGGATGTCCTCGGTCTTGGCGATCCAGGTGCCGCCGACGGCCACCACGGCCTTCAGCGCCAGCCAGTCGCCGATCGTCGATTCGGTGACGCCGCCGGTCGGAATGAAGCGGATGCCGAGATGGGCGAAGGGCGCGGAAATACCGGCCAGCGCCTTCGGCCCTCCGGCAAGGCCCGCGGGGAAGAATTTGGCAAGCTTCACGCCCTTTGCGGCGGCCTGCGTCAGGTCGCTCGGCGTCATGATGCCGGGGCAGAAGGGCAGGTCGACGGCCTTGGCCGCATCGACGATCGCCGGATCGAAGCCGGGTGCGAGCCCGAAGCGGGCGCCGGAGCCAATAGCGCGGGAGAGATTGTCCTGATCGAGCACGGTGCCGGCGCCGATGCACAATTCCGGCCGCGCATCGCGGATTGCGGCCAGAACGTCGGCGGCTGCCGGGGTGCGGAAGGTAATCTCCGCCACCGGCAACCCGCCCTCGAGCAGGGCATCGGCCAGCGGCACGGCATCGTCGACGCGTTCGATGGCAATGACGGGCACGACGCCCAGTCCGGCAATCAGGTCGATGGGGTTGGTCATCACGGGTCCTTTTCTCGATCAGTCAGGCTGTCGTTGGCGGGCAGGGCTATCAGGCGGATGGGCGAAGGAGGCTCTCGACCGTCGCTGCAGAGCGCGGGCGGTAGGCAGGGTTCTCGACGAGTTCCCATCCTTGGGCGCCAGCCATCACCCGGTGGCGCATGCCGTTCGATTGTTCGATGATGCCGTAATCCTGGCCGCTATCGGCCGGATAGGCGAAGACCATGACCAGATCCTCCTCGCCGACATTGATCGAGCGGTGGATCCAGTAGGGCGGCACATAGCAGATCGCCTGCGGGCCGATCTCGACGATGCGGGTTTCGCCCTCGGGCGATTCGAGCTGCATCAGGCCGCGGCCCTGCTGGCCGTAATAGATCTCCGGCCGGTCGGCGCGCGCATGGATATGGCCGCGCGTCAGGAAGAATTCGCGCCCGATCCGTCCAGGGCTCATGCGCGTGACGCCATAAATGAGGTCGCCCGCATCGGCGCCCGGCTTGAAGTCCTCGACATCGTAGACCACCACATCGCCCCGCTCGGTCAGGAGGGCGGAATGAGCTGCCTCGTCGGCATAGAGCCCCTTGAGATCGCTGAGCCGCTTTTCATAGCGGCCCGTATGTCCGCTCATTCCGCCGGCTTTCGGGTCGACCAGGTTCGCTACCGGTTCTCTCAGCATGCACGCTTCCTCCGTTTGGTAGTGAAATTACATAATTTGAACGGAAGCCACGTGCAAGATGAAAATTTCGGCATGATGCATCGCAATAACCGGAAGAAGCGGCTAAAAATTATGTTGACGATAAAAAAATACGTAATTACGCTACATATCAACCAAGCGGACCTGGCTTGCGTTGTTGCGCTTTCGTGGAGGAGAAAACGAATGAACCGCCTGAAGATGACTGCCCTGAAGCTGGCCTTGGGTGCGGCCGTATCGCTCGTTGCGATGACCGCTGCCCAGGCCGCCGATTGCAAGATCGGCATTTCGATGAAGACGCTCGACGCGCCCTATTTCGCCGCGCAGGAGGTTTCGGCAAAGAAGCATGCCGAGGAGCTCGGCTGCGAGGTCATCTCCGTCGATGCGCAGAATGACCTGAACAAGCAGGTTGCCGACGTGGAAGACATGGTGGCCCAGGGCATCGGCGCGCTGATCATCAATCCGCGCGACAGCAAGGGCCTCGTTCCGGCCGTCAACGCGGCCACCGCCGCCGGCGTCAAGGTCTTCGTGATCGACTCCACGCTCGACCCGCAGGCGAACTTCGTCACGCTCGTCCAGTCCTCCAATTCGCAGAACGGCCTTCTGGTCGGCCAGTGGCTGGCCGATTCCACCAAGGGCAAGGACCTGAAGATCGCCCTGATCTCCGGCGACAAGGGCAACGAAGTCGGCCAGGAGCGCCGCCTCGGCGTGCTCGCCGGTCTTCTCGAAGGCCAGCTGCGCAACGAAGGACGTGCCCGTTTCGAAGTCGTTGGCCAGGGCTGGGGTGCCTGGGGCAACGAGGGTGGCCTGAAGGCCATGGAAGACCTGCTGACCGCCAACCCGGATATCAATGTCGTTCTCGGCGAGAACGACTCCATGGTGCTCGGCGCCCAGAAAGCGTTGGAGCAGGCCGGCCGTTCGGAGGGCGTGCTGTTCCTGGCGGCCGCCGATGGCCAGAAGGAAGCGCTGCAGCAGATCCAGGCCGGCAAGTACGGTGCGACCGGGCTGAACGATCCGGCGCTGGTTGCCGCCACGGCGGTCGACATGGCCAAGAAGATGCTGGACGGCCAGATGGAAGGCCAGATCTCCAAGGTGACCTACACGACCCCCGTCGCCATCACCAAGGACAATGTCGAGCAGTACTACAAGAAGGACGCGGTGTTCTAAGACCCGATCCTCCCCGGAACGGTCGGCGCCCTGCGCCGGCCGCTTCCCGCCCTATCCCGGCGCCTGACGAAGCCTGCCTGCAGGCTGCGCCGTCGACCCGACCCCTTCGGAAGTGACCATGAACCATCTGGTAGAACTGAGCGGTATCCGCAAATCCTTCGGCGGCGTGCATGCGCTGCGGGGCGTGGATTTTGCGCTGCGCGCCGGCGAGGTGCATGCGCTGCTCGGCGAAAACGGCGCCGGCAAGTCGACGCTGATGCGCGTGCTCGGCGGCGAATATGTGCCCGAGGCCGGCAGCGTCAGCGTGCGCGGCACCAAGGAGCAGTTCCGCAGCCCCGTCGATGCGCTCGACAAGGGCATTGCCATCATCCACCAGGAAATGGCGCTCGCGACCGATCTGACCGTTGCTGAAAACATCTTTCTCGCCGAGCTTCCTGCCGCGATCTCCTGGCGCGAGCTGCGCCGCCGGGCGAAGACACTCATCGCCAGCCTCGGCTTCGACATTTCTCCCTCTGCCATCGTCGGCGATCTTTCCGTTGCCCATCAGCAGGTGGTGGAGATCGCCAAGGCGCTGTCGCGCAATGCCGGCGTCATGGTCTTCGACGAGCCGACCGCCGTGCTGTCCATGCGGGATGCGGAGCGCCTGCTCGGCATCATCCGCACGCTGAAGGAGCGAGGCGTCGGCGTCATCTATATTTCGCACCGCCTCGACGAGGTGTTCCGCATCGCGGATCGAATCACGGTGATGAAGGATGGTGCTTCCGTCATCACCGTCGAGCGCAGCGATGTCAGCATCGACGACGTGATCCGCATGATGGTCGGGCGGCCACTCAAAGCCCTGTTCGGCGAGGATGTCGCGCGGGAGCCGGGTGCCGAGGTGCTGCGCATCGAGAACCTGTCCGACGGACTGCGCATCCGCAGCGCCTCGCTCAGCGTGCGGGCCGGCGAGATCGTCGGGCTCGGCGGCCTGGTCGGTGCGGGGCGTACGGAGCTGGTGCGAATGATCTTCGGGGCCGAGAAGGCGCAGTCCGGCCGCATCTTCATCAAGGGCGAGGAGAAGCAGATTTCCAGCCCGCGCGATGCGGTACGCGCCGGCATCGGCCTGGTGCCGGAAAGCCGCAAGGAGCAGGGCCTCGTTCTCGATTTCCCGATCCGCGTCAACGCGACCATGTCCAAGCTCGCGCCCCTCGTCAACGCCTTCGGCTTCATGCGCCATGCCGCCGAGCGGGACGCGGTGGAGGCCCTGGCCGGCCGGCTGCGCATCAAGGCCGGCAGCCTCAACGATCCGGCTAGCAGCCTGTCGGGCGGCAATCAGCAGAAAGTGGTGCTTGCCAAGTGGTTCCATGCCGATGGCGAGCTGATGATCTTCGACGAGCCGACGCGCGGCGTCGATGTCGGCGCCAAGACCGAGATCTATTCGTTGATCAAGTCCCTGGCCGCCGAGGGCCGAGCCGTCCTCGTCATCTCCTCCGAACATCTCGAACTGTTCGGCCTGTGCGACCGCATCCTGGTCATGCGCGAGGGCGAGCTGACCGGCGCGCTCGAGCCGGCCGATTATACCGAAGAAAAACTGCTGAAGCTCGCCATGGTCCAGGCCGATCCCCTGACCGAAGCCGCAGCCGCCAACTGAGTGGGTGAAACACGTGACAGACCTGACCGAAGCCGCCCGTCCGCGCTCGCTGAACATCAGCACGCTGCTCCACCGCTATGGCACGGTGGCGATCCTGATCGCGCTGCTGATCGTCGCCACCTCCATGTCGAACGTGTTCCTGACCGAGCGCAACATCATCAACGTGCTGCGCCAGAGCGCCGGCACCAGCCTGATGGCGATCGGCATGCTCTTCGTCATCCTGACGCGCGGCATTGACCTGTCGGTCGGCTCCATCGCCGCGCTCGGCAGCGTGCTGTCCGCTATTCTCATCCAGCAGTTCGGTACCGGCGTCTCGGTGGCCGGCGCGCTGCTCGCCGGCGCAGCCTGCGGGCTGGCCTCGGGCGTGCTCGTGGCCTTCCTCAAGCTGCCGCCCTTCGTCACGACGCTTGCCATGATGACGGTGGCGCGCGGGCTTTCGCTCATCGTTTCCACCGGCCAGCCGATCCAGATGGGCGATGCAGGCGCCTGGGTCACCGCCTTCGGCGCAGGGTCGATCGCCGGCATTCCCTATCCGGTCGTGCTGATGGCGGTCGTCTTCCTCGTCGCCGGCATCGTCCTCAACTATACGCGCTTCGGCCGGCTGGTGAAGGCGATCGGCTCCAATGTCGAGGCGGTGCGCCTGTCGGGCATCCCCGTCGCCTTCTATACCACGGCGGTCTATGTCATTTCCGGCGTGCTGGCCGCCGCTGCCGGCATCGTCTCCACCAGCCGCACCGGCATCGGCTCGGCCAATATCGGCGTCGGCGCAGAGCTGGATGCCATCGCCGCCGTCGTCATCGGCGGGGCGAGCCTGATGGGCGGGCGCGGCGGCGTCTTCAACACCTTCATCGGCGTGCTCGTGCTCGGCATCATCGCCAATATGATGAACCTTGCCCGCGTGCCTGGCTATCACCAGCAGGTGTTCATGGGCTGCATCATCATCGGCGCCATGCTGCTGCAATATGCCTCGAACTGGTTCCGTAAGTAGCCGCTATCGCTTCTCCTGCCGCCGGGCTATGTCGCATTCATGACTGATGATCTCTTCCTCGCCATCGATGTCGGCACTGGCAGCGTCCGTGCCGCGCTCATGGCGGCCGATGGCCGCATCCTCTCCGTCGCCGCGCGTGAGCATGAGCAGATCGTGCCGCGCTTCGGCTGGTCCGAGCAACGTCCGCAGGATTGGTGGACCGGCGTTTGTGCGGCGATCCGCGCGGTGCTGGCTGACCATGAGGGCGCGCGGGCGCGCATTGCCGCTGTGGCGGCCTGCGGCCAGATGCACGGCACGGTGCTCGTCGATGCCGATGGCCGGCTGACGCGCGAGACCGCGCCGCTGTGGAACGACAAGCGCACGGTCGACTATGTCACCGCCTTCGAGGCGGCGCATGCACCGCAGACCTACCTTGCCGATTGCGCCAACCCCGCCGCGCCCGCCTGGCCGGGCTTCAAGCTGCAGTGGCTGCGTGACAACGACGCGCCCGCCTGGTCCCGCACGGCCGCCGTCTTGATGCCGAAGGATTACATCAATCTCCGGCTGACGGGCGAGATCGCTATGGACCGCACGGATGGCGGCGCGAGCTTCATGATGGATCCCGCAACGGGCGAATGGTCCGAGCGCATGCTCGATCGGCTTGGCCTCGACCGCGCCAAGCTTGCCCCGCTTCGCAACCCGGTCGAGCATCTCGGCACCGTGACGGACGTGGCGGCCGGCGAAACCGGGCTCATGGCGGGGACGCCGGTTCTGGTCGGCGGCGCCGATTATCCGGTCGCGCTGCTCGGCTCCGGCGTCTGCCGGCCCGGTATCGGCTCCGAGGTTATGGGAACCTCCGCTATCATCACCGCAATCGCCCGGACGCCGCTTCTCGACCCGTCCGTCTGCAATGTCGGCACGGTGGAAGGTCAATGGGGTGCCTTCATGCTGCTCGAATCGGGTGGCGACGCCATGCGCTGGGCCCGCCGCGCCTTTCACGACAAACAGGCGAGTTATGAAGAGATCGTCGCCAAGGCGGCGGAAGCGCCGCCGGGTGCCGAGCGGCTGTTCTTCATGCCCTATCTCACCGGCGAGCGGCTCGGCGCCCATCGCAATGCCCGCGCCCAGTTCTTCGGCATCGGCGCTGCCCATGGCCTGGCGCACCTCCACCGCGCGGTGCTGGAAGGCGTCGCCTTCGCCACCAAGCGCCATATCAACAGCCTCAACGCCATTTCCGGCGCACCGCTGACGCGGATCGTCGCCTCGGGCGGCGGCGCCAAGACGGAGCTGTGGATGAAGATCAAGGCCAGCGTCTACGGCCTGCCGATTCTCGTCCCGCGCGAACCGGAATGCGGCCTGGTCGGCTGCGCCATCATGGCCGCCACGGCCACCGGCCGGTTTGCCAGCGTGGAGCAGGCGGCCGAAGCCCTCGTCCACTATGACCGCGAGATCCGGCCCGATCCGGCCTGGCAGGCGGTCTACCAGCCGATGCAGGTGCTGTTCGAAAAGCTCTACCACCACGCCCAGGCGCTCTACGACGATCTGGACCGGCTGCCGCAATGACGCTTGCTGCCGTTCTCTTCGACATGGATGGCACGCTGATCGACAGCGAGCCTATGCATTCTGAGGCCACCGACACGGTGCTGAAGGCGGTTGGCTGCGTTGCGCCACCCGAAATCGGCGGGCTGATGACCGGCATGTCCGGCTTCGATTGCCACGCCCTGCTGGTCGAGCGCGCCGGTCTGGCGCTCTCCTTCGACGATTATGTGGCCGCCAAATACGCCGCGTTTCTCAAAACCGCGTCCAGCCTGCGCCTGCGGCCGGGTGCTGCGGCGGTGCTGCAGGGGCTGGAGCGGCAAGGGATTGCCTTCGCGATCGTGTCCAATTCCGACCGCATGCTGATGGATGCCAGTCTCGCAGCAGTCGGCCTTGCCCGGCCGGGTCTCATCACCGTGTCGCGCAACGACGTGCGCGACGGCAAGCCCCATGCCGAACCCTATCTGCGCGCCGCCTATCTGCTCGGGGTCGACCCCGCGCATTGCGCGGTGGTGGAGGACAGCTTACCCGGCGCGGCAGCCGGCCTTGCAGCCGGCATGGCCGTGATCGGCTGGCCCGAGCCGCACCGCGGCGATCTCGCCTTTCCGGCCGGCACCACGCTCGCCGCGCCGCACGACCTTCTGTCCACGCTCGACGCCCTGATTGCGGATCGCGCCGCCGAGCTTGCTTTCCGTCCCTGAGGAGGATGACCGATGTATCTCGACAAATTCAAACTGACCGGCAAGATCGCCGTGGTCACGGGGGCTGCCCG
This region includes:
- a CDS encoding HAD family phosphatase; protein product: MTLAAVLFDMDGTLIDSEPMHSEATDTVLKAVGCVAPPEIGGLMTGMSGFDCHALLVERAGLALSFDDYVAAKYAAFLKTASSLRLRPGAAAVLQGLERQGIAFAIVSNSDRMLMDASLAAVGLARPGLITVSRNDVRDGKPHAEPYLRAAYLLGVDPAHCAVVEDSLPGAAAGLAAGMAVIGWPEPHRGDLAFPAGTTLAAPHDLLSTLDALIADRAAELAFRP
- the eda gene encoding bifunctional 4-hydroxy-2-oxoglutarate aldolase/2-dehydro-3-deoxy-phosphogluconate aldolase, whose protein sequence is MTNPIDLIAGLGVVPVIAIERVDDAVPLADALLEGGLPVAEITFRTPAAADVLAAIRDARPELCIGAGTVLDQDNLSRAIGSGARFGLAPGFDPAIVDAAKAVDLPFCPGIMTPSDLTQAAAKGVKLAKFFPAGLAGGPKALAGISAPFAHLGIRFIPTGGVTESTIGDWLALKAVVAVGGTWIAKTEDIREGRFAEIARNAASAVKTARQALEARA
- a CDS encoding xylulokinase; its protein translation is MTDDLFLAIDVGTGSVRAALMAADGRILSVAAREHEQIVPRFGWSEQRPQDWWTGVCAAIRAVLADHEGARARIAAVAACGQMHGTVLVDADGRLTRETAPLWNDKRTVDYVTAFEAAHAPQTYLADCANPAAPAWPGFKLQWLRDNDAPAWSRTAAVLMPKDYINLRLTGEIAMDRTDGGASFMMDPATGEWSERMLDRLGLDRAKLAPLRNPVEHLGTVTDVAAGETGLMAGTPVLVGGADYPVALLGSGVCRPGIGSEVMGTSAIITAIARTPLLDPSVCNVGTVEGQWGAFMLLESGGDAMRWARRAFHDKQASYEEIVAKAAEAPPGAERLFFMPYLTGERLGAHRNARAQFFGIGAAHGLAHLHRAVLEGVAFATKRHINSLNAISGAPLTRIVASGGGAKTELWMKIKASVYGLPILVPREPECGLVGCAIMAATATGRFASVEQAAEALVHYDREIRPDPAWQAVYQPMQVLFEKLYHHAQALYDDLDRLPQ
- a CDS encoding substrate-binding domain-containing protein codes for the protein MTALKLALGAAVSLVAMTAAQAADCKIGISMKTLDAPYFAAQEVSAKKHAEELGCEVISVDAQNDLNKQVADVEDMVAQGIGALIINPRDSKGLVPAVNAATAAGVKVFVIDSTLDPQANFVTLVQSSNSQNGLLVGQWLADSTKGKDLKIALISGDKGNEVGQERRLGVLAGLLEGQLRNEGRARFEVVGQGWGAWGNEGGLKAMEDLLTANPDINVVLGENDSMVLGAQKALEQAGRSEGVLFLAAADGQKEALQQIQAGKYGATGLNDPALVAATAVDMAKKMLDGQMEGQISKVTYTTPVAITKDNVEQYYKKDAVF
- a CDS encoding phosphoglycerate dehydrogenase, producing MNQRILVTPRSLTAEPHPDVERLREQGFDIVYSTAGAMPTEEELLRLVPDCVGWLAGVEPVTPRIVEAAEQLKVISRNGVGIDNLPVDLLKARGVAIRIAEGANALGVAELTIGLMFSALRSIPRVDAGIKTGGWPRLRGAEIRGRTVGVVGCGAIGREVARMVIALGAQVVAFDPARPNLDLPSSAFRYAEIDEILADSDLVTLHCPLPRDGSTLIDRRRIQAVRPGQILINTARALLVDEEALIEALDSGRMTAYATDVFDQEPPTSLTLASHPRVIATSHIGGFTAESVDRATRIAALNLVSALDPVS
- a CDS encoding glucose-6-phosphate isomerase encodes the protein MLREPVANLVDPKAGGMSGHTGRYEKRLSDLKGLYADEAAHSALLTERGDVVVYDVEDFKPGADAGDLIYGVTRMSPGRIGREFFLTRGHIHARADRPEIYYGQQGRGLMQLESPEGETRIVEIGPQAICYVPPYWIHRSINVGEEDLVMVFAYPADSGQDYGIIEQSNGMRHRVMAGAQGWELVENPAYRPRSAATVESLLRPSA
- a CDS encoding ABC transporter permease: MTDLTEAARPRSLNISTLLHRYGTVAILIALLIVATSMSNVFLTERNIINVLRQSAGTSLMAIGMLFVILTRGIDLSVGSIAALGSVLSAILIQQFGTGVSVAGALLAGAACGLASGVLVAFLKLPPFVTTLAMMTVARGLSLIVSTGQPIQMGDAGAWVTAFGAGSIAGIPYPVVLMAVVFLVAGIVLNYTRFGRLVKAIGSNVEAVRLSGIPVAFYTTAVYVISGVLAAAAGIVSTSRTGIGSANIGVGAELDAIAAVVIGGASLMGGRGGVFNTFIGVLVLGIIANMMNLARVPGYHQQVFMGCIIIGAMLLQYASNWFRK
- a CDS encoding sugar ABC transporter ATP-binding protein; this translates as MNHLVELSGIRKSFGGVHALRGVDFALRAGEVHALLGENGAGKSTLMRVLGGEYVPEAGSVSVRGTKEQFRSPVDALDKGIAIIHQEMALATDLTVAENIFLAELPAAISWRELRRRAKTLIASLGFDISPSAIVGDLSVAHQQVVEIAKALSRNAGVMVFDEPTAVLSMRDAERLLGIIRTLKERGVGVIYISHRLDEVFRIADRITVMKDGASVITVERSDVSIDDVIRMMVGRPLKALFGEDVAREPGAEVLRIENLSDGLRIRSASLSVRAGEIVGLGGLVGAGRTELVRMIFGAEKAQSGRIFIKGEEKQISSPRDAVRAGIGLVPESRKEQGLVLDFPIRVNATMSKLAPLVNAFGFMRHAAERDAVEALAGRLRIKAGSLNDPASSLSGGNQQKVVLAKWFHADGELMIFDEPTRGVDVGAKTEIYSLIKSLAAEGRAVLVISSEHLELFGLCDRILVMREGELTGALEPADYTEEKLLKLAMVQADPLTEAAAAN
- a CDS encoding MBL fold metallo-hydrolase, producing the protein MAGRLTETLLDTPLAEALAGPPAATFSLAWLGQAGFVIELAGRRLVIDPYLSDSLAVKYRGTARPHRRMMPAPVEPEALGRVDAVLCTHAHTDHMDPATLQPLLSANPGANLVVPRAVLAQSALRAGRAEAEITPVDAGESVEILPGITLTATRAAHETLEEDEAGRHRFLGYALQAGPIRLWHSGDCVPFDGLVAEVRALAPDLVLLPVNGRRPELSDNGVPGNFSLTEAIDLAQAVGATSMIAHHYGLFDFNTADPREIDERIGTCGALQLLRARTGRLYGWTLS
- a CDS encoding shikimate dehydrogenase, yielding MSRFQPATRPTLYFIGVTTGKSSIMKVFPAWAEFLGLKDAEIKGIDFALHDDPAAYREAVEFIRDDALSMGALVTTHKIDLFHACRDLFDVVDPHARLMDETSCISKRDGTLICHAKDPISSGLAIDGFLGDGYFERTGADLFSMGAGGSTIAITWHLMRRSRGADVPGRIVVSNRSQHRLDEIRRIHAEIDSAVPVDYVLAPNAEDNDAVLAGLKPGSLVINATGLGKDAPGSPLSNAAIFPERAVAWDLNYRGDLIFLDQARRQEAERALQVEDGWTYFLHGWTQVIAEVFNVAIPTSGPSFDRISDIAKTAAGR